The genomic segment TGTCTGTGTACGGTATCTCTCAACCTCCTGAACATCATACTAGGTGACCtcagagagcaggagagcaCTGTGGAGTGCCCTTACTCGACCTGCGTATCCATTTGGTGTGCTGCTGATGCCATTTCCGCCGCCTTCCGATGGAATAGCGACCTGCGGAAAAGCGCGCGATGAAGCAACCGCCTTCTCATACAAAGTGATATACCTTACCTAGCGCTGGCACGAACATCGTCATAATTAACTACGTCTGAATATTTTGGCATAAAGATTCGCTACACGCGTACGCCTGTTGGAATTATCCGGACCTTGGCAATAGTCCCAGTCCCTAATGCCTTTGCCCAACAACTGGACTTCGACGTAACACCACATCCGACCTATAAACAGTCAGTAAGCATGTATTTGCCCCCGTTGTATCACGCCGTCGTTTTACCGACTGTCCCATCAGGTGCCTTGCTGTCAGTGCAGTCGGTGTACGTAACATTGTCCTGAACGAAGGCGGCCGCACAGAGCCTTCCATCTATGGTCTTCCGGTGCACTTGGCGGTACTCGGTTAAACGCTGACGACGAATAAAACGTAACAGTTTTTCGAAGTCCACGGTCGCTCAAACCTGTAAAGCTTGTCGATCGTAACCGCTCTCCTGAGCTGATGTGCCCACGAGCCCGAAGCACGCCGCAACCGCGGTTGCGTAGAATTTCACCATATTGCTTGACACGTCCAGTAAATAACAGGACAATACGAACGATAACAACTATACTCCTACTATCGTAGGACAATAATGAGCACTTCTTCACTTCATCAGCCACAGGCAGCCAACACTGGTAACGCTACCGGCAAATTCCCACGTATGTACACCAAAAAAAATTGTCCTCATCCCTAaggaaaaagacacacaAATAAGGACCCTCAAGAACTCCTCAGTcacgttcttcgtcttcaatTTGCTCTAAGTCACGCATAGCGTTCACTACTGAGTGGGCAATTTCCCGATCCTGGTGAGAAAGTACTTCTTCCGCACCATCGGGAGCAACTTTTGGAACAGCCTTTTCTATGCCGCTGTTCTTGATCTTCATGCGAATCAAATCGACGATCGCCATGTCCGTCTTTCGGGAAAGGACTGCAAGCTTTTTCTCCACGTCCCGCTTCAGATCCCAGTTCGGCCGACGGGGTGCTATCTGAGCCACCACATCCTGAGCGAAATTGCACAAATGTTTGCATCGCATGTCAGTACATGAAAAAGGCCCTCACTCACATTTCTTCAAGTTGATAATCTGCATTCACATGTGGATGTCGGTCATGGACTGGAATGTGACACGAGAGCCTCAATGCCTTCCTGTCGCTGCAAGCCACAGTTCACCTAGAAAGCCGGTTGCGACTGTCAAACGGGATGTTCGATGTTCTACTGGCAAATCTGACAATGATCCCTTATCCATACCTCGTTGGCGGACGAATTGATAGCGTcagttgcttctctgtcaATCTGCTTCTCAAGTTCTTCGACGGAAGGCCGCGGAAGGCAAAATCGCCTGAGGACGACGTCTCGAGGAACGTAATTACGAAACCTCAAGATCACTTGTGAGTGCTCTCCAACATCCAAGTAGTCCAGTGGTCTCTGTGTCATTTTGGCTCATTGTACACTGGTACGGGTTAGCACCTCTGACTTCTGATCAAGACCGAGAAGGGTGAGGACTTTGCTATCGCCCTCTGCGAAAATTGGCTACGGGCGGAAGACATCGGCAAAAGATGGACTGGTTAAGTTTCCCAGAGGGGAACTAGTTGTCTCCTGTAAGGCGGTGGAGTATCAGTCAGAAGGGCGGCTTCATTCATCTGTGATTCTCTTCCCCAGAAGGTTTCTAGAGACTAGCATCGCCTTTCCACATTGTTCCGCTGAAACGACGTGGAGATTCCCCAGGACAGTAACAGGGGAAAACTGAGCCACCGCGCGCTGCGCAAAGCGTACCACCAGTGTTCACCGCTGTTTGATGGCGGCAACGTTTCCGCGCTGACCACGTGAGTGACGGTCGTGTGCTCTCGCTGCATGTGGCCACCGATTCCCACGTGCGGCGACGGAGATTGAGTGGCGCGCCAGAAGGGCTGGAGCCATGCGCGGGCCTCTGGCAGCTATTGTAGTCCTGATCATTCAAGTGGAGCCTCTGTGCCTTAACAAGCGTCGCACAAATTTTGTGCAAGGAGGAAACCTGCTCAGTTAACAATAGAATATTGTGACAATTGTTTTTTTGGAAAATCGGAAGCACTGCGCTGGCAATGATCCTTGGTGCGGGCGGCAGTTGAGCCCGGCGCCTTCCTTTAGCTGCTAGATCCCTATGGCTGTCTTGCGCCGGCTGTCGCAACAAGACAAAGCGTATCCCAGCAGCAGACAGCCATGCTTCACAagactgtctctctgctaTTTTTTTAAACCTGCAATCACCCTTGTTCAGCAATTAAGATCATCTGCCGCGCATGGTTTAAGAAGATTTCGGGGATGGTATGGCGTCACCCATTTCTTTTGACGACGTCGCCTAGATAGCAGCCGGCCGCCGCCGTCAAGAGTGGCAGCGAGATTTTGCAAGGGCGTCTCGTTTAAATCATTTCTGCAAATATCCTCGGCAATATATTTTTTATTTATTTTCAGCACCAACTCATGGGGTGACGCAGAGCAACGCTGACCCGCCGCGTTGACCCGAGTTGCCCAGGACACCGGCATCGTTGTTGACGCGAAGTCTCCTCGGTGCTTATGAAACTACTACTTCTCGTGCTATTTTCTGCTTCATCGTGCTTTATCTCTTTACTAGTTCATTTCAGTTGTATCAGGCACTCATTCGGTCGTTGTATCGTGACGTCCGTTGTTTCCGTGTAGGACACTTCGGCTGTTCCAGGTTGTGCCTCATGAGCATGTCTTCGCTTCAGCTCGCGTCTGCGGACGCTAGAATGGGGAAGGAGGATAGAGCCACAACGGTCCCAGGACCAGGAATCTCGCGTCTTTCCCTACGACAGTGCGTGtgcagtcttcttctttccgtaTGTACACTTGGGATCCCAATTAAGTCAGCCATTCTGGGCGTTGCATCGTTCTCAGGGAGTGATGTGAGTAGATTCTACGTACCCCACATAGGGGGGGTTGGAGCACGGTCAGTTTCTTTGACTGAAGACGAATACTTGCCAGAACAGATCAACTTCCCCCCAGCAGCTGAGGAGGCACGCGATGGAGTTTTTTCGCAATGGAGAGGTGTTCGTCGTGGGGTGGCTGTTCAACGGCATGAGCATTTTGATGGCTCTGCCATTAATTCacacgaagaggacgcagatgTCTCCTTGGAACAGCTCATGAATGACCTCGGGGTGGGTGAAGATGACGTAGAGGAGAGAGTATCAAGCTGGCAGGGGACGTCTCACAGTCGCTCAGGTGCCGATGTCACGATGAATGCGTTTGGTTTTTCGGAGCTGAAGTCAACTAAGTCATCAACCGCGCCTAGTGACTCCGTCAAGGCTGCAGCAACCAGATTGAATCCATCAGATTCGAAATATAGAGAGCAACGAGTGATGGATCTGCTCGAACAACTTGAGACTTTAACTCGACAAACGCCAGTTGCGGGGGAAGACGATCAGTTTGTCGACTTTTCGTTCGAGCCAGACTCGGTAACGACAAGTGACATTAAcgagtctccttcctcagtAGAAGGCAGGCGTGATGTGTCGCAGGCATATGGTGACATTCGTCCTAAATCAGCGACTACCCTCTTCCGCGACACCGAGGCAGGCATTTCAATGACGGATGTATCCGGCGACGACGATTCGTCGGCAAGACATGGTGATAAAGGCGACTCCTCGAATGAACAAGCCATTGAACCTCCAAGCGCCAACGAAGCAGCTGAATCTGATTCGTCACATGATTCAACAGATGTGGCAGACGGACCGGCGGAAGCTGGAACGGAAGATCCGTCTGGAGGCAGTCCACATTCACCTGAGTCTGAGCCAGGCAACGCCGTAGCCGAGGAATCGTTGACATCCATGGAGAGGAATGAGAAAGATACCGCTGCGCAGCCAATTTCAACAGAGCCAGTGGCTGAACAGCCGGACGTTGAAACTACATATACAGAGACGAACACGCAAACACCGAAGCGGGATACGGACGACGAGATACGCCAGCAGGGCCGTATGGAAGCCCATTCATCTACGCAAACTGTTACGTCGAAAGCACCCGCCGATTTTTCAGACATGATGTTGGCGAGATTACGGGAGGCATCTCGTGGCATGGCGAGTGTCCTGCAAATCGTCGAGCATGGCCGCTTACTAGATGACGATTCACTCGTGACGGTTGCATACCATTTCCCATTTGAAACTCGTGAGAGTCGAAGAATCGCGTTTATCATAGTTGCCTTACCTCCAGGCTACACCGCACGAGCTGGGCGACCGCTATGCGAATCAGTGGATCCGGACATGCCTCCCCTCTCCTGCGAAGTGCGGCTTTCACACCTGCCTGAGAATGCATTGCGTGAAACATCAGAACAGAACGTCTTTATTCAAGTGAGTAGCGCGGACAAAAGTCGCAGCCTTCCCCTCGGAATGCATCATTTCGCCGTTGCTGTCCACACTCCTAGGCTTCCAATCGCCCCCAATATACCTGCAAACTGGTGGTTTGTTACATTCCGCTTCACTGGCGGTCACGCTGTTACCAAACATTTTGAGAATCGTGTGCTAATAGCCCGCGAAAAGTGCACTTGGGGCAGCtggagacaggaaactcCATGCAGCTCCACGTGTGGAGAGGGAGTGGAGGTGTGGAGCCGTACACTGTTTGGGGGAGAAAGTGAGGAGGCCTGTGGTGGAGCGTTACTAAAGAAAAAATGTTTCAGAGCGGAGTGTAGTGTCAATTGCCAGCTGGGTCCATGGGAAACAATCGTTGATTGTACGAAGAGTTGTGACGCAGACAATCGTCGCGGCTATCAGGTGAGCATTCGTAAGGTTCTTATGGACAAGGATGGATGGGGTGTTGATTGTAAGCGCCTCTACCCCTGGAATCCTGAGGCTCGAGAAGGATGGTCGGGAAAACTCGGCGCCGTTGTTCGCCTCTCCGTATGTGATACAAAGTTCAGGCAGGCATGTGAACCGGAACTCGGATGCAGGGTTGAGGAAGTCAATACCAGAACCCTCTCGGTTTCCTATCCGTGGGGCTCTTGTCCTTTTCCCTGTGGAGGCCTCGGGAAGATCACAAGTATCGTTCAAGTGGCAAACGGGATACCCAGGTGGCTCGGCGAAAAGGATTTCCCCGAGTCTTTTCAGGTTCCTTGCAGAGCGGACAAAGAACCGCTCGTCAAGCGTGTCCCGTGCAACACGTTCGACTGTGAGGATTGCTCTGTATATCTGGAGCATGTGAAAGACACCACTTCATTTCGGGCCTGGATTTTCTTCCTGCCGTCGCAAGATGCAAACACCATCAGAATCACTGCTCCTCGAGGCATCAACTTTGACCTGAACGCTTCCGCGTCTGCTACAGATGCCAAGAGTGGTGAAGATCAAACGGGTCATCCAAGGGCAGATGGTACAGGGCAGAAGGCCATTCTTGCAGAAAATCATGCAGTAGGAGCCGGCCAGGCTGTGCACTGGAAGGCGACGCATCTCCTTCCTCAAGCGAGAATGccaacagaagaggagattTCGGTCAGTGCGGCAGGACGACAGAAGACCCAAAAGAGTCATGCTGAAAATCAGAGATCCACGAGCAATCCCGACACCGAAACGGGCAAAAGAACTCCAGAGGGCATTCGTGAGCTTTATAACGAAAACGCTTGTGCCACTCTTCCTACATCTTTTGGCTACATCTCCAGTTGTGGCGTATCGCCGTCAACAAAGTACGAGGGTGCTCAGCAAGCCACGATGCATCTGTCAGGGTTCATCGCACCCCGGGTGGACGCTGACTTCGACCGGCGCATATACCCTCATTTGCAGCCTGAGAGCGCCGAGCGCCATCTGAAGGAAGGGTACGTCGAGGAAAATCGGAGGCCCGAATGGATGGCGGTGCCTGTCACTCTAGAGCAAACGACAGAAATGGAAACTTCTGGAAACTTCTACATGTGGCTATCGAGTACTTCGAGTCCTCGTGATCCGGAAGTCTTCAAATGCCATCTGAAGACGAAGCTAGCTGTCCCAGTAAAATGCCGATATGACTATTCGGTTGTAGATCCCACGGATTGTGCCGACTGCCACCTAGGCAGCCCTAAAAAGATCATGACATTCCGGCAGTTTGTTCCAGCAAAGCATGGAGGAAGCTGCTCGATTCCTCTAGAGCAGCGATTCAAGAATGCCGTCGCTGTGTATGCAAAGTGCACAAAAGGCTGTGGACACGTACAAGACATGCATTCGTCCCCTGGTGCTGCTGAGGAGACCAGTGGAACGAACGTGGGCACAGGGAAAATCAAAACAGAAGCAACACCTCTATCATCTCGCCTGAAAAGCGTGTCGCGGGGAACTCTCAAACGAATACTTGACCGGGCAGCAAATCGACTACCCACTGAGAATGGTATGTATGAAGCTGTTCGTGCTTCGTCGCAAGTGTACCGCATCGATGTGAACGGGATCCCGGCTTTTGAAGACGTCATGAAGCAGATGGCCGACACCACATCAAGTGAAGAGATGGGAGAGCTTCACACAGGTCGTGACTATACAGGAGGTTCACAGGAGCATACGGACGACGCAGCGGGAAGCTCAGCAGCTACAGATAGTTCAGCAGAAGAACGACCCGTACGGCTAGAAGCAGAATCCGAACGCTCAGACACTGGAAGTGCTTTGGTTCAAGAGGAAGGTAGCAGCACAACCAATAGTGGTGAAAATGCGTCAGATATTGAAGAGGAATCGGAAAACGGGAAAATCGGCTATTAGAAAGCCGTCGTCGACTGGTGCGGGAGGTTCATGAGGCGAGGAGCAAGGCTGCAGCCACTTGTGAGTGATTCAGCCTTACATAGGTCGAAGATTCTGCTGCAGCTCCTTCTGATGTGACAGCGCCCCCACTAATTTTATGCCGTTCTAGATGCGTGCCTGTGATACATTCGCAGTGGTGTCGATGGAAAAAGATGTGTTGGTGGATGCGCTGCATAGGGGTACTAAAGATTCCTGATGAAATGAACTGAGATTCAGTCGAGGAGATGCAATTCGTTAGACATAGAGTACTATCATGGATTAATTTGCGAGTACTACTGCAGTGTCTCAGAAATTGCCTCTAtgcgtctgctgctttcAGAGACTTGGCCGTGCATCACCAAATCCGCCAGCGCTGTGTACAGCATTATTTTCAGTAGTTGATTTTCGAGTTTGGCGAATTAATGCCGATGCAGTACTTGCAAACTCAAAGTATAATCGGACACAGCCGTTATTCAACGCCCCGCTGATATCGTTTAATCTTTTTACCAATATACGGATTTAATCGCCGCGGGGCCAATCACGGAAGAGCACGCGATCAATCAGACTCATCGGGTTTTACGCATGGGTACTCACTGGGTAGCGCTTAGGATGTTGCAACCTTGAGGGGTGGAACAACACCGTCAAAGCGACGGTTCATACTGGTGAATGCGTTTCGCCATCATGCTTCCTCTTAGATCCAACGCTGCTGCATGGATGTTTCCTTCACGGCCTGCATGATACTTGGTACCTCAGGATTATGGCCTAATACTAGCGATTGCTCGCCAAGAACAATAGCTACAGAATGCCGCTGTCTCAAAGCTGTGTTAAACATTCTGCTGGTCCTTTAGTTTGTATGACTACACAGGCGCAGTGGCTGATGTACCCTATTAATGCCGTTATTACATGCCAGTCCTAAGAAAAACTTTAAGCCCTTGATCCATGTTTACTATGTAATTCTGCTTCAGGAAGAGCCAGTTTGGGTTCCAGTGTTGCTCGGATGTCTTGGGCCTTAGAGCTACTGATTTCCAGGCGATTTTACTCCTCATGAGGTATATATAATTCGCCAGTGGTAGCGAACTCGCGTCCAGCAACTTGTGTTAAATGATGGTTCGAATGACCTTCACAGAAGTTTATGCTGGCCGTCGTCCTCAACACGTCTATTCCTCTCCATTTAACATGTGCTGAGCTACTGTATCGAAACAGAACTATTCGTGCCTAGAGCAGCTCGCTTCGACTTACCTTCAATGTTTTAAGGCCTAATATTCAATAAAGAAACTCTCCGTGGTAAACCACCAGTCGCCAACGAAGGCCTAGGAGTCGGAGACATCGACTGTAATCCTTCATTCGACCCTGTCGTTAGTTTGCGGATCAGGACCTTCTTTTCAATGTACTTAGTTCACATTTGCTTCCGCCAGTGGCCTTCCTGGCAACACGACCGGGCGTCCGAATGTGGTGTGTTCATTGTCGCTAGTGTGTGAAAGACCGACCATAGATCTTGCTTGCCCTCGAAGCCCTCAGCGGCTTTTGGCAGAGATCTTACTGTGTGCAACGTGGTCCGGATTTGGCTATGGGCAATAACTTTCGATATCTATCCGGATAAATTTTACCTGCGATGGTTCATGCGCATAAATCGTATCACCGTGGTCCTGCATTGTTCTACGCCTTTGAATTGCACTTTTTTCCTTTGAAGGGGACAGGGCGATCAATGCCTAGGACTGAAATATTGTGGAAAGTAGTGACATATAGAACAGGTTTCAATACGGGGATGGAATTAGCCAGACAGGAGGGGCGTCCCCACAAGGCGTTAGAAAAACGCGGCAGGCCAGGCGGGGGCTTCACCAGGGTGACAAGTGTTTTCATGAGCCGGCAAATTAGGCAACCTCTCTTCAAAAAAGTCCCAACCATGTAGTGTGGCGTCAATGCAGTTGAACCTGCGGGTGCATGTGTTACCTTCGTCCAGCCGCTCCTTTGTAGGCGGACACGGTACGATGACCCACTCTtgaacacagagacgcacagGTCTTTGAAACACAGTCCCAACCTACGGCGCACTGTGAAACCTTTTCTGCCGCCTGATTTTGAACGACTTTGCTTCCTGGTGTACAGCGCTTCTAAAGCATGCCATTCTACGTCGTCTCATGCTGTTCTTCGGTGCTTGAGATCGTCAGTGTATCATGCAGAACCGATGTCTTAGTAAACATACATCTCGAACACTTGCACGTCATTTCATTTTTCACAAACTGTGTCTCATGCGTGATGGGCAAATGCTGCTTGAAATCACATCCGAGTACAGTCCCTTCTGCCAGTAAAGTGCACATTTGCGCCTATGTGGTATGCCTCCTCTATTGCAATCAGTGCACTGTCTGCAACCATACAGCAAACAAAAAGAATATGCCATCAGGCAACGCGTCATGCTACTGAACCCGAGGAGTCGACAAATGTTGTATCGGCGTGTACTCTGAAGACGGGTTGAGCATTTTCGTATACAACCACGTGCAGTGTATTACCGTTCCTAGTAGGCGTCGAGTGATTGACGAAAATGACCACGAGGTAAAACATTGGCGTCGCAGCGGTGGCAGGGTGTAACGCTGTACCATACACCATTGTCAGTAGTTGCATAAATTGTTGGCATAGAAAAAACGACGTACCTGACCTTGCAGAAAACCTAGTCTCTGTAGGCGGTTGGAACTGCGCGTACGATAGGGTCAAAGCTGCCGAGATCGCTGCATGCCGTATGCCGCATGCCGATGTCTCGATACTAACTACACCTGGGCTACACACATGAGGGATAAGAGTTACCGCTTAGATGACACACGAATGAAAGGGACTACATTTTTTAACGGTTGACGTTTTGGAAAAGCAAATTTGTTATTGTTTGTAAATGGGTCGTGTCCGATGGTTTATTGGGCGGCAGATGTGTGTCTACTACGGCGTGACTGTACGATGTCTCTCTTCACGTCAACCCCGTTCCATGCGGTCGTCATGTAGTGGTGCAAGAGATGAAGCCTCTCTGAAAAACACTGTAGGTGGTCATATTGATGTCATGCACAAAAAGTTTCAGAGCTTCTGGAATGGCGGCGTGTGTCTGGCAATATGCAGCATCGTTTCCGGACATTACTACCACCGGCCGGTGGGCCAGCGAGAGCTCCGGCAGCAGACTGTCACCCCCAACTCCACCATGGGACGGATGTCCGGGCACCTGGACATTTGTCGGGAGGTGGTCCGAATTCACTAGGTGTTTTGGCCGTATCTGATCACACGTATCCGGCAGAAAAACCTCTCGGGGACGCCACTGGGCAAGGCAGTTTTCTTCAGTGTAGCATGAGCGGGTTGATACCGGTAGACGCTGGGTACACATTGGAATATCTCCGATTTCTCCTTACAAGCTCGTGTTCCAGGATGTcacccttcttctttttggaCAGACGTTCAATCATGGTGAAAGGTAGAGAAATAAGGCCACCCTCCGAACTGTGCCCTGACGGGGCATCGCCGATAACCCCAGCTGCACGACGTACATCCGATACCACGAACTATGGCGTCGTGGTAAGATCATATGTATATCCTGAAGAGCTTTCAGGAGCTTGTTTGGTTAGGGTTACAACGTGGCCGGCTGATGTGAAGTGCGACTGGCAATCGATGTCAACAGACCCTGATATTGATCTCCCGAGGAACGCTCATGATCCTGTAGAAGGACACTC from the Toxoplasma gondii ME49 chromosome IX, whole genome shotgun sequence genome contains:
- a CDS encoding hypothetical protein (encoded by transcript TGME49_279420) — encoded protein: MSMSSLQLASADARMGKEDRATTVPGPGISRLSLRQCVCSLLLSVCTLGIPIKSAILGVASFSGSDVSRFYVPHIGGVGARSVSLTEDEYLPEQINFPPAAEEARDGVFSQWRGVRRGVAVQRHEHFDGSAINSHEEDADVSLEQLMNDLGVGEDDVEERVSSWQGTSHSRSGADVTMNAFGFSELKSTKSSTAPSDSVKAAATRLNPSDSKYREQRVMDLLEQLETLTRQTPVAGEDDQFVDFSFEPDSVTTSDINESPSSVEGRRDVSQAYGDIRPKSATTLFRDTEAGISMTDVSGDDDSSARHGDKGDSSNEQAIEPPSANEAAESDSSHDSTDVADGPAEAGTEDPSGGSPHSPESEPGNAVAEESLTSMERNEKDTAAQPISTEPVAEQPDVETTYTETNTQTPKRDTDDEIRQQGRMEAHSSTQTVTSKAPADFSDMMLARLREASRGMASVLQIVEHGRLLDDDSLVTVAYHFPFETRESRRIAFIIVALPPGYTARAGRPLCESVDPDMPPLSCEVRLSHLPENALRETSEQNVFIQVSSADKSRSLPLGMHHFAVAVHTPRLPIAPNIPANWWFVTFRFTGGHAVTKHFENRVLIAREKCTWGSWRQETPCSSTCGEGVEVWSRTLFGGESEEACGGALLKKKCFRAECSVNCQLGPWETIVDCTKSCDADNRRGYQVSIRKVLMDKDGWGVDCKRLYPWNPEAREGWSGKLGAVVRLSVCDTKFRQACEPELGCRVEEVNTRTLSVSYPWGSCPFPCGGLGKITSIVQVANGIPRWLGEKDFPESFQVPCRADKEPLVKRVPCNTFDCEDCSVYLEHVKDTTSFRAWIFFLPSQDANTIRITAPRGINFDLNASASATDAKSGEDQTGHPRADGTGQKAILAENHAVGAGQAVHWKATHLLPQARMPTEEEISVSAAGRQKTQKSHAENQRSTSNPDTETGKRTPEGIRELYNENACATLPTSFGYISSCGVSPSTKYEGAQQATMHLSGFIAPRVDADFDRRIYPHLQPESAERHLKEGYVEENRRPEWMAVPVTLEQTTEMETSGNFYMWLSSTSSPRDPEVFKCHLKTKLAVPVKCRYDYSVVDPTDCADCHLGSPKKIMTFRQFVPAKHGGSCSIPLEQRFKNAVAVYAKCTKGCGHVQDMHSSPGAAEETSGTNVGTGKIKTEATPLSSRLKSVSRGTLKRILDRAANRLPTENGMYEAVRASSQVYRIDVNGIPAFEDVMKQMADTTSSEEMGELHTGRDYTGGSQEHTDDAAGSSAATDSSAEERPVRLEAESERSDTGSALVQEEGSSTTNSGENASDIEEESENGKIGY
- a CDS encoding cwf18 pre-mRNA splicing factor protein (encoded by transcript TGME49_279430), producing the protein MTQRPLDYLDVGEHSQVILRFRNYVPRDVVLRRFCLPRPSVEELEKQIDREATDAINSSANEDVVAQIAPRRPNWDLKRDVEKKLAVLSRKTDMAIVDLIRMKIKNSGIEKAVPKVAPDGAEEVLSHQDREIAHSVVNAMRDLEQIEDEERD
- a CDS encoding hypothetical protein (encoded by transcript TGME49_279410); this encodes MQHRFRTLLPPAGGPARAPAADCHPQLHHGTDVRAPGHLSGGGPNSLGVLAVSDHTYPAEKPLGDATGQGSFLQCSMSGLIPVDAGYTLEYLRFLLTSSCSRMSPFFFLDRRSIMVKGREIRPPSELCPDGASPITPAARRTSDTTNYGVVVRSYVYPEELSGACLVRVTTWPADVKCDWQSMSTDPDIDLPRNAHDPVEGHSVDSPKFEEGHTKATDALPTAGGNQVVGISHNRLPMEQDVDVVVCHEAVTTGATGDFFRLLDLTEHQVECWKGDVYEFREGGEPDFSHSVFVCRVYTDTATTKEAYNGCLLVHVCARSSLSQRTSLSDLRQAAARMTKCLLKVRETLRPCVKLKRRHSLSIGESSLAKSPGVFPIPGDGRRM